A section of the Tachysurus fulvidraco isolate hzauxx_2018 chromosome 7, HZAU_PFXX_2.0, whole genome shotgun sequence genome encodes:
- the ltb4r gene encoding leukotriene B4 receptor 1 isoform X2 produces the protein MASVTVSPLPVLSNSSFSTATSSRASTSSHQAGITILVLAFLLGFPGNLFVVWSVLCRVRHRSVTCLLVLNLAVADALVLLSAPLFLRLLAGGQGWEFGSGMCKSVHYLCCVNMYVSIYLICLMSLDRWLAVIRPFLSQRLRKKSTLYIIMLGIWIMAFVMALPMPFYRSNMQPYLHKNVSIYLCNPYHWDSMNHEIFQYLMETLLGFLIPFTFIVLCYGAVICRLRGAMFHGRVKGSLLIFLIIMAFTIFWLPYHVINILQVIGLLVSGPDRSHLYKVALSIRPNVTAFAFFSSSVNPVLYVFAGGPHIRRAGLGFMARLFEGTNSDRSSISGRRSTIHTSSSMLARMSVRGPDRKKSCVVEEQTMAMKPNCTEELKTLTMP, from the exons ATGGCCAGTGTAACTGTCAGCCCTCTTCCTGTCCTCTCGAACTCAAGCTTCTCCACAGCGACATCCTCCAGAGCCTCAACGTCATCCCATCAGGCTGGAATAACCATCCTGGTCCTTGCCTTCCTCCTTGGCTTTCCTGGGAATCTCTTTGTGGTGTGGTCGGTGCTCTGTCGCGTCCGGCATCGCTCTGTTACATGCCTCCTGGTCCTGAATCTGGCTGTGGCGGACGCTCTGGTGCTCCTGAGTGCCCCGTTATTCCTGCGTCTGCTGGCTGGAGGGCAGGGCTGGGAGTTCGGCTCGGGTATGTGCAAAAGCGTGCACTACCTCTGCTGTGTCAACATGTACGTTTCGATTTATCTGATCTGCCTGATGAGCCTGGACCGCTGGCTGGCCGTCATCAGACCCTTCCTGTCTCAGAGGCTGAGGAAAAAGAGTACACTCTACATCATCATGTTGGGGATCTGGATCATGGCCTTCGTCATGGCTTTACCCATGCCCTTCTACAGAag TAACATGCAGCCCTACCTGCATAAGAACGTTTCCATTTATCTCTGCAATCCCTACCACTGGGACAGCATGAACCATGAAATCTTCCAGTACCTGATGGAGACGCTGCTGGGTTTCCTGATCCCCTTCACCTTCATCGTGTTGTGCTACGGCGCCGTCATCTGTCGCCTGCGTGGCGCCATGTTTCATGGCAGGGTAAAGGGCAgcctcctcatcttcctcatcatcatGGCTTTCACCATCTTCTGGCTGCCGTACCATGTCATCAACATCTTACAG gTGATTGGTCTGCTGGTCAGTGGTCCGGACCGCTCTCATCTCTACAAAGTGGCTCTTTCGATTCGTCCCAACGTCACTGCGTTTGCGTTTTTCAGCAGCAGCGTGAACCCTGTGCTATACGTGTTTGCTGGCGGCCCGCACATCCGCCGCGCCGGCCTCGGCTTCATGGCCAGGCTGTTCGAAGGAACCAACTCGGACCGCTCGTCCATCTCCGGACGACGATCCACGATCCACACGAGCAGCTCGATGCTCGCGAGGATGTCGGTGAGAGGCCCGGATAGAAAGAAGAGCTGTGTAGTGGAGGAGCAAACAATGGCGATGAAGCCTAACTGTACAGAGGAGCTGAAGACTCTCACCATGCCGTGA